One window of Alkaliphilus metalliredigens QYMF genomic DNA carries:
- a CDS encoding FAD-binding protein, protein MTYRLCDATYAQPGGTMWIIADATRYNPDEQPIKNNVITGKTYQADTLEELAVLIDVDAGNLQKSLDAYNATVDGGTDEFGLKTYDKKMGNAPYYAAKRAPTVHHTMGGLKIDTNARVLGAEDQPILGFYAAGEVTGHIHGANRLGGNAFLDINVFGKIAGESAAKTK, encoded by the coding sequence ATGACTTACCGCTTATGCGACGCGACTTACGCTCAACCGGGTGGTACTATGTGGATTATTGCTGATGCTACAAGATACAATCCCGATGAACAGCCAATAAAAAATAATGTGATAACCGGGAAGACATACCAAGCAGACACACTAGAGGAATTAGCGGTTCTTATAGATGTAGATGCTGGTAATTTGCAAAAGTCCCTTGATGCCTATAACGCTACTGTTGACGGTGGGACAGATGAGTTTGGATTAAAAACATACGATAAAAAAATGGGTAATGCGCCATATTATGCTGCTAAACGTGCCCCAACGGTGCATCATACAATGGGAGGGCTGAAAATCGATACGAATGCCCGTGTATTAGGAGCAGAAGATCAGCCTATTCTTGGTTTCTATGCTGCTGGAGAAGTAACCGGTCATATTCATGGTGCAAATCGGTTAGGTGGTAATGCATTTCTAGATATCAATGTTTTTGGAAAAATAGCTGGAGAAAGTGCTGCAAAAACAAAATAG
- a CDS encoding MATE family efflux transporter — protein MGSKISRQTELSMTEGPIGKMLFIYTMPILTSQILQQFYSVADAALIGQYVGVNALAAVGISSLLLSVIINFFIGISTGISVLTSQLFGAKEYDKLRDNISTSILLCIVAGIVMTVAGLVGTDYFLAWLQTPGEIYPLAQIFLHICFWGMVPQLLFNIGAAILRSLGNTRSSLWYLVLSSTTNLILNFWLVAGWNMGITGAALATVLSQWLSALLVVSKLFRLDKRYALSISLMRLQQDVYKELLSKGLPSGMQAIFMSISSLVIQTSINSFGTVAVAGMILYARIEGFLYYPLFSFGMAVTGFVGQNMGAHKEDRIHRGMFLAMITSVLFSIGMSILLIFCSEPVLKVFTSNQAVIESGRQAILYIFPFYFLYGINQVYIGAIRGLGDTSYPMITSLLFYCIFRVTFCTGVLPLWHDMRVIYAAYDISWMLIVILLYFRFEKLSHKLLNDIIITT, from the coding sequence ATGGGGAGTAAAATTTCTAGACAAACAGAACTATCCATGACGGAAGGCCCCATTGGCAAGATGCTCTTTATTTATACAATGCCCATACTTACTTCTCAGATATTGCAGCAGTTTTATAGTGTGGCAGACGCAGCACTTATAGGTCAATATGTAGGAGTAAATGCATTAGCCGCTGTAGGAATCTCAAGCTTGCTTTTATCCGTAATTATAAATTTTTTCATTGGGATTTCTACTGGAATCAGTGTATTGACTTCACAGCTATTTGGAGCAAAGGAGTATGATAAGCTTAGAGATAATATATCTACTTCTATACTTCTTTGTATAGTAGCAGGTATTGTGATGACCGTAGCAGGACTGGTAGGTACAGATTATTTCTTGGCATGGCTACAGACACCGGGTGAAATCTATCCCTTAGCTCAAATATTTCTACATATCTGTTTTTGGGGAATGGTACCACAGCTTTTATTCAATATCGGAGCAGCTATACTTCGATCATTAGGCAATACTCGTTCTTCTTTGTGGTATCTTGTTCTATCGTCCACGACAAATCTAATACTAAATTTCTGGTTAGTCGCAGGCTGGAATATGGGGATTACAGGTGCGGCACTGGCAACAGTTTTGTCACAGTGGTTATCCGCCCTACTGGTTGTTTCTAAACTATTCAGACTGGATAAAAGATATGCTCTATCCATATCACTGATGAGGTTACAACAAGATGTTTATAAAGAGTTATTATCCAAAGGACTTCCATCCGGTATGCAGGCTATATTTATGAGCATTTCTTCTTTAGTCATTCAGACTTCTATTAATTCCTTTGGCACAGTGGCTGTGGCAGGAATGATCCTATATGCACGTATAGAAGGATTTTTGTATTATCCACTTTTTTCCTTTGGGATGGCTGTCACAGGATTTGTGGGGCAGAACATGGGGGCGCATAAAGAAGATAGAATACATCGAGGAATGTTTCTTGCAATGATAACATCAGTTCTTTTTTCAATTGGTATGAGCATTTTGTTAATCTTCTGTTCGGAACCTGTGCTGAAAGTTTTTACAAGTAATCAAGCAGTAATAGAAAGCGGAAGACAGGCCATCCTATATATTTTTCCTTTTTATTTTTTATACGGAATAAATCAAGTTTACATCGGCGCTATTCGAGGACTTGGTGATACTTCGTACCCTATGATAACCTCGCTATTATTCTATTGCATCTTTCGGGTGACCTTTTGTACGGGAGTGTTGCCATTGTGGCATGATATGAGAGTGATCTATGCCGCATATGACATCAGTTGGATGCTTATAGTAATTCTACTATATTTTCGATTTGAAAAATTGAGTCATAAACTACTAAATGATATTATCATAACTACTTGA
- a CDS encoding ATP-binding cassette domain-containing protein — translation MRVGPQNIRQEMHPMSLSGGQKQRVAIASAIASEREIIIFDEPTSGLDLRHMIQVSNNLKQLKNMGKTIVIITHDLELILKICDYILHLRNGKVHKEYWLDETKAINLMTFFTQQVIHSEIV, via the coding sequence ATGCGCGTTGGCCCCCAAAATATTCGGCAGGAAATGCACCCCATGTCCCTATCAGGAGGTCAAAAGCAACGTGTTGCAATAGCCAGTGCCATAGCATCAGAAAGAGAGATAATTATATTTGACGAACCCACAAGTGGATTAGATTTACGACATATGATACAGGTGTCGAATAACCTGAAACAGCTTAAAAATATGGGTAAAACTATTGTAATTATAACCCATGACTTAGAACTCATCTTAAAAATATGTGATTATATTCTACATTTAAGAAATGGAAAGGTACATAAAGAATATTGGCTTGATGAAACAAAGGCCATTAATCTGATGACATTTTTCACGCAACAAGTAATACATAGTGAGATTGTGTAA
- a CDS encoding VOC family protein, whose translation MQFCLDYGEGNEGMVRKAYEALKTDDKIIIPLALREYSPLMVDLIDKYGIRWCLFDF comes from the coding sequence ATGCAGTTTTGTTTGGATTATGGCGAAGGCAATGAGGGTATGGTAAGAAAAGCATATGAAGCACTTAAAACAGATGATAAAATCATCATCCCCCTTGCGCTACGTGAATATAGTCCCCTCATGGTAGACTTAATTGACAAATATGGCATCCGTTGGTGTCTTTTTGATTTCTAA
- a CDS encoding LysR family transcriptional regulator, producing MELKQLQYFQVCAEQNSLTRAAEILYTTQPNVSMAIRALEKDVGAKLFIRKSKGVELTECGRRIYDYAMNVLKNVNLISETGRMSDQMTFSIATNPSSNMAVLFSQFYQKNNSSGIHFRYTECGAEQMIEMLHDRKYELGFVFVAENKRRALSQILERKHLEFIPLVMTDMVLYVGKENPLYGRSSILPQELLSLPFAQLEEDYFTINDMLESLMPNQVNGNMLERVMVTNSNHVMIQMLKHTNLCNLGSYWLRDVYRQYDFQRITISGFEEKVMFGYLKARMEPLTPMGKALLSFVEKALNEENVNLT from the coding sequence ATGGAATTAAAACAACTGCAGTATTTCCAGGTATGTGCAGAGCAAAATTCATTAACCAGAGCAGCGGAGATATTGTATACGACACAACCTAATGTCAGTATGGCAATCCGTGCATTGGAAAAAGATGTGGGGGCAAAGCTGTTTATTCGAAAATCTAAAGGTGTTGAATTAACAGAGTGTGGCAGAAGAATTTATGATTATGCTATGAACGTGCTCAAAAATGTAAATTTAATTTCGGAGACTGGACGCATGAGCGATCAGATGACCTTTAGCATTGCTACTAATCCCAGTAGCAATATGGCCGTTCTCTTTTCACAGTTTTACCAAAAAAACAACTCATCTGGAATCCATTTTCGCTATACAGAGTGCGGTGCTGAACAGATGATTGAGATGCTCCATGACAGAAAATATGAACTAGGATTTGTTTTTGTGGCCGAGAATAAACGAAGGGCGTTATCTCAAATTCTGGAGAGGAAGCATCTAGAATTCATTCCCTTAGTGATGACAGATATGGTTCTATATGTAGGAAAAGAGAATCCACTATATGGCAGGTCGTCTATCCTCCCCCAAGAACTCTTGAGTCTTCCCTTCGCTCAATTGGAGGAGGATTATTTTACCATAAATGATATGTTGGAAAGTTTGATGCCAAATCAAGTTAATGGGAATATGTTAGAGCGTGTCATGGTGACGAACAGCAATCATGTCATGATTCAAATGCTTAAACATACAAATTTATGTAATCTTGGTAGCTACTGGCTTAGAGACGTATATCGACAGTATGATTTTCAGCGCATTACTATCTCAGGATTTGAGGAAAAGGTTATGTTTGGATATCTGAAAGCCAGAATGGAGCCCCTAACTCCTATGGGAAAAGCTCTCCTTTCTTTTGTGGAGAAAGCTCTCAATGAGGAAAATGTAAATCTGACATAG
- a CDS encoding GyrI-like domain-containing protein gives MCQKQFTGGKYARFTHTGKVDTLLQSYQYIWGTWLFVSNVELEVQDDFECYNERFLGADNLQSQIDIYFPIK, from the coding sequence ATGTGTCAAAAACAGTTTACTGGAGGAAAATACGCACGGTTTACCCACACCGGCAAGGTAGATACATTGCTTCAATCCTATCAATATATCTGGGGAACATGGCTATTTGTCAGCAATGTAGAGTTGGAAGTACAGGATGATTTTGAATGCTATAATGAACGGTTTCTAGGCGCAGATAACCTTCAATCTCAGATTGATATTTATTTTCCGATTAAATAG
- a CDS encoding methyl-accepting chemotaxis protein: MNIMKFFGTMKFKIMLSMLCIALIPLLCLAALQSSQFSSFLQNNIEQQQTALAELNRNSLSDWIDSKADQLSNNLDAYPEFKEMDLDYIQSVLHHLEVNDSDVELASVVDKDGNIGVASINLKERDYFKAVAETKEYAVSDIIINAETGNKQIVVAVPVLDQDNNFNGLIASYVRLDALSDTVGKIEIADTGFGFLLSSNGDFIYHPDQDIIGENYSNVGMNEETLQAFEKEILSNDTGYVTYTDGHGDEKIAAFSTVAKSGWKIVVTAPTSEVYSEIQVMARSSALLILVAVLLVIVSAFFLANLLAKPITEVSKHLNILANADFTQAVPENLIKRKDEVGDLVHATKKMQDSLIDIIKSVSDATDQLSSNSEYLIQSASEVTEGSKQIATTMQELSLGAESQATSSGTISELMEGFVEKVTEASNSTLHMRNESQGIIEQTEKGQESMEQSIIQMEMVHQIVQDGVEKVRSLDQQANQISKLVEVIQGIAGQTNLLALNAAIEAARAGEHGKGFAVVANEVRKLAEEVTSSVGDITKIVTGIQKESNDVMNSLQNGYEVVEEGSKQITITGERFTGINQSVSTMVTMFQSISSHLAVIAKDSETMSQSFVEITSVSEESAAGIEQTAASSEQLLASMEEVTHSADQLARLAEDLLTKVNHFKI; the protein is encoded by the coding sequence ATGAATATTATGAAGTTTTTTGGGACCATGAAGTTCAAAATTATGTTAAGTATGTTGTGCATCGCACTTATTCCACTTCTATGTTTAGCAGCTTTGCAATCAAGTCAGTTTAGTTCTTTTTTACAAAATAATATTGAACAGCAGCAGACGGCACTGGCCGAGCTGAATAGGAATTCACTGAGCGATTGGATTGATAGCAAGGCAGATCAACTTTCAAACAATCTCGATGCTTATCCTGAGTTTAAAGAAATGGATTTAGATTACATACAGTCTGTTTTGCATCATTTGGAAGTAAATGATTCGGATGTAGAACTTGCTAGCGTTGTGGACAAGGATGGAAATATCGGTGTCGCTAGTATTAATCTGAAGGAAAGGGATTATTTCAAGGCCGTCGCTGAAACTAAAGAATACGCAGTAAGTGATATTATTATAAATGCGGAAACGGGAAACAAGCAAATCGTTGTGGCTGTACCCGTACTTGATCAAGACAATAATTTTAATGGTTTAATTGCCAGCTATGTCAGACTGGATGCACTTTCTGATACTGTAGGAAAAATTGAAATTGCAGATACCGGCTTCGGCTTTTTATTATCGTCAAATGGCGATTTCATCTATCATCCCGACCAGGACATCATAGGTGAGAATTATAGCAATGTCGGTATGAATGAGGAAACATTGCAAGCTTTTGAGAAGGAAATATTATCCAACGATACGGGCTACGTGACTTACACAGATGGCCATGGGGATGAGAAGATTGCAGCATTTTCCACTGTCGCTAAATCTGGATGGAAAATCGTAGTAACGGCGCCTACCAGCGAAGTGTATTCAGAAATTCAAGTCATGGCTCGTTCATCAGCGTTGCTCATATTAGTAGCTGTTTTGCTCGTCATAGTCTCGGCATTTTTCTTAGCCAATCTGCTTGCTAAGCCGATTACAGAGGTATCTAAACACCTAAATATACTTGCTAATGCCGATTTTACTCAAGCAGTGCCTGAAAACCTTATCAAAAGGAAAGATGAGGTCGGTGACCTAGTACATGCCACAAAGAAAATGCAAGATTCATTAATTGATATAATTAAAAGTGTTTCTGATGCAACCGATCAATTGTCAAGCAATAGTGAATACTTGATTCAATCAGCAAGCGAGGTGACGGAAGGAAGCAAACAAATTGCCACAACAATGCAGGAGCTTTCTTTAGGAGCAGAATCACAAGCAACTAGCTCAGGAACAATATCTGAGCTAATGGAGGGCTTTGTTGAAAAGGTAACTGAGGCTAGTAATAGTACCCTACACATGCGTAATGAGTCACAAGGTATCATTGAGCAAACTGAAAAAGGGCAAGAATCAATGGAACAATCCATAATTCAAATGGAGATGGTCCATCAGATAGTACAAGATGGAGTTGAAAAAGTACGAAGTCTTGATCAACAGGCAAACCAAATTTCAAAGCTAGTAGAAGTGATTCAAGGGATTGCAGGGCAAACGAATTTACTTGCACTTAACGCAGCTATTGAGGCTGCACGAGCAGGTGAACATGGAAAAGGGTTTGCAGTAGTTGCAAATGAAGTTCGTAAGTTAGCTGAAGAGGTTACATCTTCGGTTGGTGATATTACAAAAATTGTCACTGGTATTCAGAAGGAATCAAATGATGTAATGAATTCACTTCAAAATGGTTATGAAGTGGTGGAAGAAGGCTCTAAACAAATAACTATCACTGGTGAAAGGTTTACAGGAATTAATCAATCTGTAAGTACTATGGTAACCATGTTCCAAAGTATATCGAGTCATTTAGCTGTAATTGCAAAGGATAGCGAAACAATGAGCCAATCGTTTGTAGAAATTACATCTGTTTCTGAAGAGTCAGCTGCTGGTATTGAACAAACAGCTGCTTCCTCGGAACAATTACTTGCTTCGATGGAAGAAGTTACACACAGTGCTGATCAATTAGCTCGACTTGCAGAAGACCTATTAACGAAGGTTAACCACTTCAAAATCTAA
- a CDS encoding HAMP domain-containing sensor histidine kinase codes for MVLIIILLLVNYSLFASASMVYPANYSEKVIQKNYEELKNTPKVTMDLLTPMSSFGVYSEDGHFLYGNFSSENKKINWDSYSKGDKSIGLSNYIISIAREKDILIINYPLTMHFRSEKLRSVLPNAEVAIIFLFFLQLITIIVLWSNRFAKRVNSELKALLITTEKIQEQNLDFNVGNSNIEEIGMVLKGIEKMKNSLKIALEEQWLLEKQKREQVSALAHDIKNPLTIVKGNTELLKETELTKEQKNYCNYIKESSEQMHEYIQELLTFTKNEIDKEHPNENIKVIKVLNSLKSQSEALSKIKNINLVWKIDIEENQYIKGNENELERAMMNIIINAFDFSPNGSTIAMYGAADNCELTIQVIDQGNGFSKKMLRYGKEQFFMENESRTKTGHHGLGLYIANTAPEPERQQS; via the coding sequence ATGGTTTTAATTATTATTTTATTGTTAGTTAATTATTCCCTATTTGCTTCAGCCTCAATGGTGTATCCAGCAAATTATTCTGAAAAAGTGATTCAAAAGAATTATGAGGAACTAAAGAATACACCTAAGGTAACAATGGATTTATTAACACCAATGAGTAGTTTTGGCGTTTATTCAGAAGATGGACACTTTTTATATGGAAATTTTTCTTCAGAGAATAAAAAAATAAATTGGGATAGTTATAGTAAAGGGGATAAGTCAATAGGTTTATCAAATTATATTATTAGTATTGCAAGAGAAAAGGATATATTGATTATTAACTATCCATTAACTATGCATTTTAGAAGTGAAAAATTGAGGAGCGTTTTACCTAATGCAGAAGTAGCTATTATATTTTTGTTTTTTCTTCAACTTATTACAATAATTGTCTTGTGGTCTAATAGATTTGCGAAAAGGGTTAATAGTGAATTAAAAGCCCTTCTAATAACAACGGAAAAAATACAAGAACAGAACTTAGATTTTAACGTAGGCAATAGTAATATAGAAGAGATAGGTATGGTCCTTAAAGGGATTGAAAAGATGAAAAACTCTTTAAAGATTGCGTTGGAGGAACAATGGTTATTAGAGAAGCAAAAGAGGGAACAGGTTTCAGCTTTGGCTCATGATATAAAAAACCCTCTTACTATAGTTAAAGGTAATACCGAATTACTTAAGGAAACAGAATTGACGAAGGAGCAAAAAAACTACTGCAATTATATAAAGGAAAGCAGTGAACAAATGCATGAATATATTCAAGAATTATTGACTTTTACAAAAAATGAAATTGATAAAGAACATCCAAATGAAAATATCAAGGTTATAAAAGTGCTAAATTCTTTAAAAAGTCAAAGCGAGGCTTTAAGTAAAATAAAAAATATTAACTTAGTTTGGAAAATAGATATTGAAGAAAATCAATATATAAAAGGAAATGAAAATGAATTAGAACGTGCAATGATGAATATTATTATAAATGCTTTTGACTTTTCTCCAAACGGATCAACTATTGCCATGTATGGTGCCGCGGATAATTGTGAACTAACTATCCAAGTAATAGATCAGGGCAACGGTTTTTCTAAAAAGATGTTAAGGTATGGAAAAGAGCAGTTTTTTATGGAAAATGAAAGTAGAACAAAAACTGGACATCATGGATTAGGTTTATATATTGCAAACACCGCTCCGGAGCCGGAAAGACAACAATCATGA
- a CDS encoding C45 family peptidase — translation MKGKVIILKTTTAYYKNFEGDSYQIGVSLGKWALSQPEMLKAMLLPANAYPQKKLQEITDLLDKYCRGANEEIQGFADTVGIELGQALFYAMTYLERGCSLMAALPAKTEEGHTILARNYEFSDEM, via the coding sequence ATGAAAGGTAAGGTGATTATTTTGAAAACAACCACTGCTTATTATAAAAATTTTGAAGGAGACAGCTATCAGATTGGAGTATCGCTTGGAAAATGGGCGTTGTCCCAGCCTGAAATGCTCAAAGCCATGTTGCTTCCTGCAAATGCGTACCCTCAAAAAAAATTGCAGGAAATCACAGATCTACTGGATAAATATTGCAGAGGTGCCAATGAGGAAATACAGGGATTTGCTGATACTGTTGGCATTGAGCTCGGTCAAGCATTGTTTTACGCCATGACATATTTAGAGCGCGGATGCAGCTTGATGGCTGCATTACCTGCCAAAACTGAGGAGGGACATACTATCCTTGCGAGAAATTATGAGTTCTCCGATGAAATGTAG
- a CDS encoding ABC transporter ATP-binding protein, which translates to MSLISRFGDVTEGSITINQQDIKDVSPDALASQIAVVFQDVYLLHDTVGNNIKIGKPEATEDEIIEAAKAAHCHDLIVAMEQGYDTVIGEGGSTLSGGERQRVSIARALLKNAPIVLLDETTSSLDADNEREIQRAFKRLMQGKTVFVIAHRLNTIINADNIIVLEKGK; encoded by the coding sequence ATGAGCCTGATCTCTCGTTTTGGGGATGTTACGGAGGGCAGTATCACAATAAACCAGCAGGACATCAAGGACGTTTCGCCGGACGCACTGGCTTCTCAAATTGCGGTGGTGTTTCAGGATGTGTACCTGCTCCATGATACCGTGGGTAACAATATTAAAATCGGTAAGCCTGAGGCCACAGAGGATGAAATTATCGAGGCTGCAAAAGCTGCCCACTGCCACGACTTGATAGTCGCTATGGAACAGGGCTATGATACGGTAATCGGAGAAGGAGGCTCAACGCTTTCGGGCGGGGAACGGCAAAGGGTTTCCATAGCCAGGGCACTTTTGAAAAACGCCCCCATTGTGTTGCTGGACGAAACCACCTCCAGTCTGGATGCAGATAATGAACGAGAAATCCAGCGTGCTTTCAAGCGCTTGATGCAGGGAAAAACCGTGTTCGTCATCGCCCATCGGCTAAACACGATT